A region from the Tahibacter amnicola genome encodes:
- a CDS encoding ECF-type sigma factor, translated as MSANGDVTELLHAWRGGDRSALERLMPRLYDTLREMAAVRLRREGAIQTFEPTSLVHEALLRLLGGTTDWQNRAHFLAFAAMHMRSVLVDHARSRLAAKRGGDIVMVTLSHAEASEGQRIELDLLALDQALTQLHDEDERIAKVVEMSYFAGMEREEIAAVVGISVPTVDRDLRFARAWLNRVLS; from the coding sequence ATGTCCGCAAACGGCGACGTCACCGAACTTCTGCATGCCTGGCGCGGTGGTGACCGTTCCGCTCTCGAGCGGTTGATGCCCCGGCTCTACGACACCCTGCGGGAAATGGCGGCCGTGCGGCTGCGCCGCGAAGGCGCCATCCAGACCTTCGAACCCACCTCGCTGGTCCACGAGGCCCTGCTGCGCCTGCTGGGTGGCACCACCGACTGGCAGAACCGCGCCCACTTCCTGGCCTTCGCGGCCATGCATATGCGATCCGTGCTGGTGGATCATGCGCGTTCGCGCCTGGCCGCCAAGCGCGGTGGCGATATCGTCATGGTCACCCTGAGCCACGCGGAAGCCTCCGAGGGCCAGCGGATCGAGCTGGACCTGCTCGCGCTGGACCAGGCCCTGACCCAGCTCCACGACGAGGACGAGCGCATCGCGAAGGTGGTGGAAATGAGCTATTTCGCCGGCATGGAGCGCGAAGAGATCGCGGCGGTGGTGGGTATTTCCGTACCCACGGTGGATCGCGACCTGCGCTTTGCCCGCGCCTGGCTCAATCGCGTCCTGAGCTGA
- a CDS encoding dicarboxylate/amino acid:cation symporter, translating into MSQAAASVTPPRRMALHTRILIGFLVGTFAGVLCYWLGRDAQWLSLIVTYVSQPVGQIFLRLLLMLVIPLLFSALVLGVSEMGDLRSLGRVGWKTLVYTVAVSAIAVLIGLVLVNVLQPGAGMPDETRSALLEGSAERAKSVTAQSAPPSGMEMLVQIVPDNVVRAAANGDMLGIMFFALMFGIALVLTRTPSTDRVKEFVQGVYDIAMTLIDKVIQLAPYAVACLLFTLVAKLGWSILWQLGKYVGVVLLALAIHQFVVYSLVVKVFGGMSPRVFFKGVEEAMLTAFSTASSSATLPTSLKVAEEKLKLPPRIARFVLTVGATANQNGTALFEGVTVLFLAQFYGIELSMVQQVTVLGVCILGGIGTAGVPSGSIPVVMMILAMVKVPVEGIGLILGVNHLLDMSRTTLNVTGDLAAAVVVSRGEPDEASSRSG; encoded by the coding sequence ATGAGCCAAGCCGCCGCTTCCGTCACCCCGCCGCGTCGCATGGCGTTGCATACGCGCATCCTGATCGGCTTCCTGGTCGGCACCTTCGCCGGTGTGCTGTGCTACTGGCTGGGGCGCGACGCGCAATGGCTCTCCCTGATCGTCACCTACGTCAGCCAGCCGGTGGGGCAGATCTTTCTGCGTCTGCTGCTGATGCTGGTGATTCCGCTGCTGTTCTCGGCGCTGGTGCTGGGCGTGTCGGAGATGGGCGACCTGCGTTCGCTCGGGCGCGTGGGCTGGAAGACCCTGGTCTACACCGTTGCCGTATCCGCCATCGCGGTGCTGATCGGCCTGGTGCTGGTCAATGTGCTGCAGCCCGGCGCCGGCATGCCGGACGAGACGCGCAGCGCGCTCCTGGAAGGCTCGGCCGAACGGGCCAAGTCGGTGACCGCGCAGTCGGCGCCGCCCTCGGGCATGGAAATGCTGGTGCAGATCGTGCCGGACAATGTCGTCCGCGCCGCTGCCAACGGCGACATGCTCGGCATCATGTTCTTCGCGCTGATGTTCGGCATCGCGCTCGTGCTCACCCGCACGCCGTCCACGGACCGGGTGAAGGAATTCGTGCAGGGGGTGTACGACATCGCGATGACCCTGATCGACAAGGTCATCCAGCTGGCGCCCTATGCCGTCGCCTGCCTGCTGTTCACCCTGGTGGCCAAGCTCGGCTGGTCCATATTGTGGCAATTGGGAAAATACGTCGGCGTGGTGTTGCTGGCGCTGGCCATTCACCAGTTCGTGGTTTACTCGCTCGTCGTGAAGGTATTTGGCGGAATGAGCCCGCGTGTCTTCTTCAAGGGCGTGGAAGAAGCCATGCTCACGGCATTTTCCACGGCCTCCTCGTCTGCCACGCTGCCCACCTCGCTCAAGGTGGCTGAAGAGAAGCTCAAGCTGCCGCCGCGGATCGCGCGGTTCGTCCTTACGGTCGGCGCCACCGCCAACCAGAACGGTACCGCGCTCTTCGAGGGCGTGACGGTGCTTTTCCTGGCCCAGTTCTACGGCATTGAGCTGTCGATGGTGCAGCAGGTGACGGTGCTGGGCGTGTGCATCCTGGGCGGCATCGGCACGGCCGGCGTGCCATCCGGGTCGATTCCGGTGGTGATGATGATCCTGGCCATGGTCAAGGTGCCGGTCGAAGGCATCGGCCTGATCCTGGGCGTCAACCACCTGCTGGACATGTCGCGCACCACGCTCAACGTGACCGGCGACCTCGCCGCCGCGGTGGTGGTGTCGCGTGGCGAACCGGACGAGGCATCCTCGCGTTCCGGCTAG